In Brienomyrus brachyistius isolate T26 chromosome 2, BBRACH_0.4, whole genome shotgun sequence, the genomic window AGATTCATCTCAGTATTCTGCCACTGAtgttagatatatatatatatgttagaAATATAAATGAGATGGTTGAGTTGATTCAATCAAGGATGAAGATCCAAGTAAGGTCAGACTTTCAGcagacagaatgcaggacacCAAGGTAGACAGTGAACCAAAGAACAGTCCAGTCAAGCTAGAACAAGCAAAACTAACCCAATTCCCTAAGCTAAACAGAACCAGGGACCCCTGCATTGGCTTCCTGTTGAATCTGACATTGGGTGCAAACTGTTGCTCATTTAAGGTTCTGCATTGTCTCCTCCCAAAATACCTGTGTGACCTTTCAGTCCAGGGCTTCTTAAATAACATGGGAAGAGTGATACAGATCTAATCATTGATCTTTTTTTGTTCCTTCCTCATCTGCTTTTCTCCTCTTACATCAGAACCAGAGAAACGTAAGCAGAGTATCACGACCCCCGTGCCTTTCGTCCATCCCGGGGTGGATCCCCAGCCAACCTCCCTTGGCCAGACCCCAGAACATCCTGCTGTTTGGAGGGAGCCTGTCGCTGCTACATACCCTTCAAAGAACAAAGTTCTGACCGGTAGGTATGCAGCCTTTGTGAAATTCAACAGCCGTACACAGCTGGGCATGTTCTGTAGTGTTTAACATGGCATTTTCGTCATCTGCGTATGTTCAAGTGCCAAGTCTGGTTCTTCAGAAGCTGCCTCAAACTAGGTTTACTAGAAATACTCTATTCTCACTTAATAAATGGGTGAAATTGAAAGTTTCtttggataaaaaaaataagcgTCTCATGACAGATGTTGCAGAGATTTTAGAGTCAGGTTATCAGCCATCCAGTGCGACACTAATTCCTGTCTAGAGTTTTGACAGGCTGCATACTCCAGTGTGTAGCGCAGTGCATTTGTAAAACCTAGCCCAGCTGCGAGGAACCCAAGTTATATCTGCAGCCTGGTGACACAAAGAAATATCACAATGCTGTAGGGATGGCAGGGGCTCAGCATCGCcacctggggggggcggggggggcttcAGGCCAGTAGGAGGCCCCGGTAATTTCATTATGTCCTGGGCAGGTTCAAACAGACATCTGGTTTAGCTTAGCCATTCCTAATATCAGTCCAATGAAATTAGCCTCCCCCTTTCTGCTGGCATGATGGTGTTAGCACTCGTTAGCTCATGCAGGGCTGATACTCTGAGGTACATCAGACCCCACAGCCCTGCTCACGCCAGAAGCCCTGGTCGCTGGCAGGACTCCCGGTTATCCCCCAGCAGCGCTAATGCAGGCCGAGGCCGACGAGGACCAGCAAGGGGCCAGTGCCGTCCGACTGACCAGGATGTTCCTTGTTGGACTTTCTTGCATCAGTAAGAGGAGATGCTTGAATCAATAAGTTCTGGAGGTTTCAAATCAAAGGTTAGGAAGGTATGGCGGCATCTTAGCCTAACTGCTAACGAAAAGCATCTTTGGCTCCGGGAAGGATGTCAGAGtcatttattgtattatagagcTGAGGAGCAGCTGCCTAAAGGCTGATTTATACCTCTGTGTCGGATCGACGGCACACCGACGTACCTCCGCTGCAGCCTGATACACCCCCCCACTCTCACTTACCTCCATTAAGTTTATTCTATTTAACAAGACTACAAATATTCAAGTAGCAGAGACACTAACTTCAGAAGGGAAAATGCGCACAGAGTTTAGCTGTGCTGCCCGCTGCTCGGACACCAGGCCTAAGGGGTCACTCTGCGCCCAGGGACACCTGCGTTTGTCACTCACCCGTCACCAGGCTGCCCCTGTGTGTGAGAACCTGCACAGCTGCTCTTCCCTCCCTTGTGGGATCTTCTCTTCTAGCACTGCTCACTCTCCCCCCTTTCTCCGTTCTCCTCTCTGCATTCTCAGTCATGACGGCTGCCTTCTCCATCCTGGGCACCTTGGCCTTGACTGTGGTGGTGGCTTGTTGGATcaggtgatttttttatttttaactgcttCAAAAAGTCCCTTAGAATTTGGATTCTCTGGAGTCCTGGCAGATCAATATAATAGAAGATCTGTTCATGATTAAATAAAAGAGCTCCTGTTTCACCTCAGCATGGATGTTTATTATCTAACACCAACCTCTGGTAGATTCCTTTCTTGTTGTTATTGATAAAAACTGTATTTACAGCCCTTCTTATGAAGACCTTTCTTTAAACACAGTTAAAGCTTCAGTTCCCCTTTCAGAAGTTCACTAGAAGGACAAACCATTGACAGAATACACACTGCAATGGATTTAAAGACTCCACTTCACATTCACTGTAATATTTATGTATAGTTATGCTAAAATACAGTGAATGGCTTCCAAAATGTGTCGAAGCTTTCAGCTGCCCCCCTTACCGCATCTCTCGCCCCCAGCAGGCTCCGGAAGGGTGCCCGCCTTGCTCAGAAGGTGGATTACCCAGCTTTCGGCCTGTTGGGTTCCCATACCTTTGACAGCACGCTAGTGAGTAGCGCTCAGACGCAGTGCAATGTGGGGCAGTCAGTGGGCTGGCTGTGAACTGAAGAGCCTCCTTGTGTTGTTCTGCTCCAGACAGGAGATAAGAAGCTGGCCCACAGTGCCCAGATGTATCACTATCAGCAGCAGAAACAGCAGATGCTGTCCCTAGAGAGGTGAACCTCCATTATATCTGCACTCTGATTGGCCGGCCCCCAGAAACCATGAAATGCTTCCGTTTtccgcacacacacattcatcggCAGTACTGTGTCAGACCCGTCGTTAATGTTGTGTACAAGGCAGCAGGTGATGAACGTGGAAGAATCCCAGGAGAGTCTGACCATGTAATGATCTTTAACCTGAAGTGCTGTAGCAAAATATCAGGCGGCTGGGTCTTGCTGAACACACACATCGACTTAACGCCAAAGAATGAGCCACCTTCGTCCCTCTGACCAGTTCTGTCTCCTGATGTTTCTCAGACACAGAGGTGAGCATAAGGTTCCGGACTCTGGAACCACCTCGGACGAGGAGAATGAGGATGGAGATTTTACTGTGTATGAATGTCCTGGCCTGGCTCCGGTGAGTCTGCCGCTGTGCTGCCCAGCCGGGCTTTGGGATTCTGCACGTTTTACTGAGTGTAAACTCATAAGTAACAGCCTTGGTTTAAGAGCCATGTACGTTATGTCAGTATTACTCCCCTATGAACATCCACCAGTGATCCAGAGCAGCTGAAATGCTATACTCAGTGACAGCTCTCAGAAATGGGGCAGAGCTGTATCAACATAGAGAAAACATACAAAATTCAAACTGCAACCCTGATACCATTTGCCAGTATTCCGCAGCATGtgcccatatgtgtgtgtgtgtcggcagTTGTTGTTTTTAGTTGGTTTTGAGCCgtaatcatttgtttttcttctCTTCTCCCATTAGACTGGAGAAATGGAAGTGAGGAATCCTCTGTTTGATGACTCTACTCTAACCCTGAGGAGGAATGAGGAGTAACATGCTGGACTGTctctcttacacacacacacgcgcacacacacacacacgcacgtacgCACGGtccattcatatctttgtggggactctctattATTTTTATGTGCATCTCTAATCCCAAAAAtgaggaccctaacccccacccagctgcaaccataaataaccaaacaaaatacagacttttggaatttttacttttttggttGCAGTCACCGACATTTATataattgaatttccccttgtgaggGCCTAAGAAATGCTCCCCaccatgtcaaaataacagctttTAATCACACTGtaggaacatttggtccccacaatgtaatgtgtatatggaccacacgcacacacacacacacacacacactgcggaCACTGGAAGACGCCCGCCTGCCTGCCAGATACCCCAGCAGTCTCTCTGAATCAGGCAGGAAGGATGGCcaatgtttaagaaaaacctCCAGGAAGAATGTGAGCAGTGAGCAGCACCACCCCCTGGTGGAATCTCTGTGGTACTGCCACTCCATCTTGCCCTCGGTCCCCACGCCAACAGCCCCCTCTGATCACTTCCCACACATGGGTTCCTTTGCATGGTGTCACTTGCCTGTCTTTCGCCTCTGTCCAGTTGATTTGCCAGTGTTTCTTTTTCAGAGATCCACTTCTTCCAGTTTGCCTGTAAGAGTTAGCAGTGAATCTGTCGGCGTGTTACTCATCCGACTCATCAGCACGTGGCATGGTGCGGTAATGAGCAGCTGTTGGGGGTGCAGAGCCCCTTGCCCCATGTGCACTGAGCCGTATCACTGAAAATACAGCAGTAACACCCTGTAACACGCTTTTACCGCTCGTCCACACTCTGCCAGGGCCGCTACAGAGACCTGCATATCCTTTTCATTAACCtgccccacaaacacacacgaacACGAAACACATGCAACACACCTGCtatgtatttttcatttttgctcATTTTGTCAAATTTTCAGTTTAAGTTCTAAAGTTCCTTGTTTGCAATGAAGAGGAAATCAAAGGATAAAGAATGAAATTTTTTCTTACAAATTTTTCTAGGGTTTCCATGTGGTGGCGTCTGTAAGCCTACGGCTGTCTGTCAGTGAAAGCCCCTCACTTTTAATAGCTGGGCTGCCATGCATGCTGAACGACAGATCACATGACTCCACTGGTCGTCCTACATAGGTCGTGTATTGTTTTGGTCAAGTACTGCTTCTACCTTCTTGTTGGAGGGAATATGAAAATGTATTCAAATATAACTGATACACCCTAACCATGCAGCGGGGGGGAATTACTAGTCCATTTTGTCCAGTTTATGTTAAGACAGATTGTCTATGAGGAAAATAAGCAGGACCGATGCCCAGCTGGAGTTTGCTGGGTTTGAACATGTAGTTTGTGTGCTTGCTGCAGCTGGTCCAACCATGGAACCATGGAAAGCTGCTGAGTGCTGGACCTCATTTCCAGGGGGGGGACGCTTATTCTCACCTCCCATCATGCATCACTCGCTGGACCTCATTACCAGGGGGGGACGCTTATTCTCACCTCCCATCATGCATCACTCGCTGGACCTCCTTACCAGGGGGGACGCTTATTCTCACCTCCCATCATGCATCACTCGCTGGACCTCACTACCGGAAGGTGGGGCGCTTATTCTCACCTCCCATCATGCATCACTCGCTGGACCTCATTACCGGGGGGGGGATGCTTATTCTCACCTCCCATCATGCATCACACCCTGGGCCTCATTACCAGGGGGATGCTCATTGTCACTTCCCATCATGCATCACTCCCTGGGCCTCGTTACCAGGGGGACGCTCATTGTCACCTCCCATCATGCATCACTCCCTGGACcttaaatgtatatacataaaTGTTGCGCATAGAAAATAAAGGAACTGTCACAAAATCAGCTGACCTAGTGCTTAGgttagttttgtttcttgttgcTTTTGCTGTGTACATTGCGTTCATTTCTTAAATGGAGTCACTGTCTAACACAGTTGCCTACCACCACAGTCTCAGGAATGCCACTTTCGATTATGTGCTGAACTACACTTCCCAACATCCACTGCTCAGCAAGAGACACTGGTCCTCTGCTTTGGTGGATATTCCTCCTTCCCCCAATACAACAGGACAAACAAACCGTGCTCCTTTCGAGACCCTAAGAGTCAGATCTGTTATGAATTTAAATCATCCATAATCAGACTGAATGACGTCTCATACACGGATGGAGATGTTTCACTTCTGAAAAAAGGAAGACACTAGACATTCCTTGGAGAAATGGACATTTCGGGAAGCTGGGAGTTATATCCAAGGACAGTAATATTAtctaaatgaaatgtaaatgccCTGTGGTCTGTAGCATCTCCCGTGGGCCACGGAAACAGAGCAAAGTGTCTCGCTGTTGCTTTGCCCTGCGCTCAGCAATGACTGAATGTCATCGGCCATGTAGATATAATCATCAAGAAAAGGCAGGACCCTTGCATGTGTGTTGATGTAAAAATCTGCTGTCCCCGTTGCTGCTCCAGTCAGGCGATTAtctcctttttcttcttctAAAAATAAGTTTTTAACGAGTCTTGTGTCTACGTGTTTTGATTAATGACATGTTTAATAAATTTAATTCCTACTGTAAGTATGTATGCATTGCCCAGTCAGATAACACTGGATGTACCCCCTCATGCAAACAGATTTTtactaataatgataataattattattattatcattattattattttgtctagGTACCTAAGTTGGCCTACACTGCTTAGATTCTCAATAttatcagtcattattattttggtttcttGCTGAGGAAGTGCATCAGTGCTGCTTTCCATCATGTCTTCAGCCTGGAGGCCATCCTGACATGGGAGGCGTCCCAGCAACACCAGCCAGGCCCAGCCGCATTAACTGTGATACCTTAGTTTGGGGCAGTGGGAGGCGCCTGGCTTGGGCCCGCAGAGCCTGCAATGGTTCCTTTGGGCTCACACTTTGCATCCCAAGTGCCGTTATGGTCCAAACACGGTGCGAGTGACGTAAAGTTCATCCTCAGCGGTGTCTGGCGGACTGTGCCCATGCAGCTGGGATTTTATTGTCCAACAGACATTATCAACTGCACATGCACAAGGAAATTGACTTGgtatttccagtaggtggcggCACTGGATACCAGTATATCTAATTTTTCATGCACTGCAGTATACTGTATTTTCAAAAAAATGCTATCCTGGAATTTCGAAATCTTGGTGATACAATAACAGATGtttgtgtgggtgggtggggactAATTTTGTAGCTAATATTTCTAAATACTGCAGTATGCCGTGTTACCATAGTGCCACCTAATCCAAGTAACATCCTCAGAAGTAAAGTACCCATTCACTAGTCTGCACGTTTTGTGTTTTTGGCAGTActactgccctctgctggtctgtTGGAATACCACAGCTGCTTGCATGCTCTGACCACAgccctctgcattcacagactACAGGATGTACGACCGTGTGCAGACCATAACGGCACGTGGAAAAGTGAAGCATGAACTGGATGTAAGCACTGACATTTACTGCTTTTGGGAGGATAAGGGACGGCACTAAGGGGGGTAAAATACACATGAAACCCAGAGGAAGCGAGCTGTGCGTGCGGGCAGGTGGCCGACCACGTCCTCATCCAAGATCGCAACGCGGAGGCGTCTAAGCCGGTACTACTGTAAGTGTGAGGCTCCGTAAAAATGTTTCATTAATTAATGGGGCTGTCTGATCGCATGTAAATACTAGAAAGTTGTAGAAATCAAGCATAAAATTCAATAAACATTTATATTATACGAAAAGACTGAGGCGGGACTGTTTTTATGGTCAATATCATTACTCAGTGCTTCACCGTGAAGGATCCTCTAGGCATGATGCAGCATATATAACAATCTTCTATATAACAAAACTTCCAAGGTGCCCCTGGGCACAGTACAGGATTCCTACAGGAAATATGTGGCTATAAAACAGGACCTCACTGCTATTCACTGAAGTTCAAGGGGTTCAACACCAGGAGGCGCCACCTAGCACTTGAGCTGGAAACATGAAAGTTCTGCCGAAATCCATGGGAGAaaactacaacaacaacaaatttatttttatatagcgcattatcacaacattacattgtctcaaagcgctttacagcatccccacccaaagcccccagtgagtaagccataggcgacagtggcaaggaaaaactcccaagaaggaagaaaccttgagagggaccagactcaaagggggagcccatcctccaggggccggcagggatagtcaaatagtgagaggagagcaaggaagacgataagccaatgccgatgccgagtcttcttccaattgccaggcaaccagaggtaaggcagcgggtcatacatggaagatcagaacggcgagctggatgcagggacgtcactggtggtggcgacgtcacatgtggccgggtgtgctggatatcttgatagattgaggtctccaggcatcaccccccaggaggagtaggggaactaaaatgtacaattaggcatagcagaggaggctattggcagtgctaaaagctaggtgagtgcaatatgaagtgcaatgtgcaagctccggcagatatggctatacTGACGATACTATGGAAAACTGACGATGTCACAGTATTTATTGGGGTAgttttttgctgtttctgagcatcatagcttgtttttagactaaaggcctatgaaaAATACCAATCTTTGGACCTTTCCGGAGATACGAATGCCGAGATCAGCATACCTTGTTcggtgagtgttatgttattcATGTAAAGAAATAGGAAGTGCACAGTCCAAATGGCAACTGGCTgctaacaaaacaaaacattctGGCCGTCAACAGCACATAATCTAGCCAAGCACAAATCACAGGGATTAGTGTggctagaccagtgtttcccacccAGTCCTTTGGAAACCCCacacagtgcacatttttgctccctcccagcccccagTGCACCTGTACCGGGTATtcagtgttcctgattggctgggagccggGACACCCATATTTGCTGTTCATCAAAATCTTTGGTTAATGAGTTTTATGCCTTTtggattcatttcattttatccAATCAGTATCGTTTCCAACACATGAGAAGGGCCATATGCTAGATCAAAGCATAAAGCATTCAGTGGAAGTAGCAGTTATGGGTGTCCCCAAATCCATTCTGCTATTACAGAATAGCAATGACACAACAATGGGCCCGGCCACGCCTCATTTCGGAAACACCACTTCTGTATGGAACACCGAAAGGGTCACAAATGCGTCAACTTATGTGTTATATTGAGCATACGTGCAAAAAAGCACCTCAAACATGCATATTTTATGCCTTAGGTACGTGGAAATTATGTTACATCAAGGCATTTTTTACGTGTGAAAAACAGGAGGCGTAACTGAGTGAATAACACGTTTGTTATGTGTCAACATGACCCACAAAAAAACAATTACATGTCAAGAGGGCACGTAATCACATGTGCGCTTAAGACAACACATAAGCGGTGGTGTTCCAGATTTCTACGAGTGGAAAGcatatgcaaaataatttgCTATTTTGACGATTTGCACCCATGTAAAAAATTGTACAATTTTTCTTCAATAGAACCCCTTCTGGTCAGGTCAAACACCAGTCAAAAACCGTGAGAGTCACGGCAAACACGATAGTCAAAAAGCATGAGAGTCACGCCAGACACATGAGAGTCAaaaagtgtgagtgtcacaccaggcaCATCTGAGTCAAAAAGCGTGAGAGTCATGGCAAACACATGAGAGTCGAAAAGTGTGAGTCACGGCAGACACATGAGAGTcaaaaagcgtgagtgtcatgccAAACACATGAGCCTCAAAAAGCGTGAGAGTCACGGCAGACACATGAGTGTCAAAAAGCGTGAGAGTCACGACAGACTCATGAGAGTCAAAAAGCGTGAGAGTCATGCTAGACACATGAGTAAAAAAGCGTGAGTCACGGCAGACACATGAGTCAAAAAGCGTGAGAGTCACGCCAGACATATGAGAGTCAAAAAGTGTGAGAGTCACGCTAGACACATGAGAGTCAAAAAGCGTGAGAGTCACGGCAAAGACATGAGACTCAAAAAGCGTGAGAGTAACGGCAGACACATGAGTGTCAAAAAGCGTGAGAGTCACGACAGACCCATGAGAGTCAAAAAGTGTGAGAGTCATGCTAGACACATGAGAGTCAAAAAGCGTGAGTCACGGCAGACACATGAGTCAAAAAGCGTGAGAGTCATGCTAGACACATGAGAGTCAAAAAGCGTGAGAGTTACGGCAAAGACATGAGACTCAAAAAGCATGAGagtcacagcagtcacatgagtcaaaaagcgtgagtgtcatgtCAGACATATAAGAGTAAAAAATTGTGTCACGGCAGACACATGAATCAAAAACTGTGAGCGTCACGCCAGACACATGAGAGTCAAAAAGTTTGATAGTTACGGTAGACACATAAGAATCAAAAAACGTGAGAGTCACGGCAAAGACATGAGAGTCAAAAAGCATGAGAGTCACGGCAAAGACATGAGAGTCAAAAAGCGTGAGAGTCACGGCAGACACATGAGTCAAAAATCATGTGATGCCAGACACATGAGAGTCAAAAATTATGAGTGTCACGACAGACACATGAGTCAAAAAGCATGTGTGTCATGCCAGACACAAGAGCTTCAAAATGTGTGAGAGTCACGGCAGACACATGAGTCAAAAAGCCTGAGTCACGGCAGACACATGAGAGACAAAAAGCGTGATAGTTACAGCAGACACATGAGAGTCAAAAAGTGTGAGTCACGCCAGACACATGAGAATCAAGAAGCGTGAGCATCATGCCAAACACATAAGAGTCAAAAAGCGTGAGAGTCATGCTAGACACATGAGAGTCAAAAAGCATGTGTGTCATGCTAGACACATGAGCTTTAAAATGTGCGAGAATCACGGCAGACACATGAGTCAAAAAGCGTGAGTCATGGCAGACACATGAGAGTCAAAAAGCGTGAGTCATTGCAGACACATGAGTCAAAAAGCGTGTGTGTCATGCCAGACACATGAGAGTCAAAAATTGTGAGAGTCACGGCAGACATATGAGTCAAAAAACGTGAGTCACGGCAAACACATGAGCCTCAAAAAGCGTGAGAGTCACAGAAGACACATGAGTGTCAAAAAGCGTAAGAGTCACGGCAGACACATGAGAGTCAAAAAGCGTGAGAGTCATGCTAGACACATGAAAGTCAAAAAGTGTGAGAGTCACGCAGACACAGGAGTcaaaaagcgtgagtgtcacggtAGACACATGAGAGTCAAAATGTGTGAGTCACGCCAGACACATGAAAGTCAAAAAGTGTGAGAGTCACGCAGACACAGGAGTcaaaaagcgtgagtgtcatggTAGACACATGAGAGTCAAAAAGTGTGAGTCACGCCAGACACATGAGAATCAAAAAGTGTGAGCGTCACGCCAGACACATGAGAGTTAAAAAACGTGAGAGTCACGGCAAAGACATGAGAGTCAAAAAGCGTGAGAGTCACGGCAGACACATGAGTCAAAAAGCGTGAGAGTCACGGCTGACACATGAGTCAAAAAGCATGTGTGTCACGGCAGACACATGAGAGTCAAAAAGCGTGAGAGTAACGGTAGACACATGAGAGTCAAAAAGAGTGAGAGTCACGGCAGACACATGAGAGTCAAAAAGCGTGATAGTTACGGCAGACACATGAGCTTCAAAATGTGTGAGAGTCACGGCAGACACATGAGTCAAAAAGCGTGATCGTTACGGCAGACACATGAGAGTCAAAAAGCGTGAGTCATGGCAAAGACATGAGAGTCAAAAAACGTGAGAGTCATGGCAAAGACATGAGAGTCAAAGAGTGTGAGAGTCACGGCAGACACGAGTCAAAAATTGTGAGCATAATGCCAGACATATGAGAGTTGGCAGCCCTCGCAATGCGTGTGTTTAGTATTTATCCCTGAGTGCTATGTAGTGGCTGTTGACAAAAACAGTAACATTCAATTTAAAATCTCAGTCCCAGACATGAATCCCTCAGAGACACCAATCAGCCACCTCCAGCAATTTCAGCCAGTGTCGTCTGCCCAGCTATCTGAGGTGGTGTCACACACGAATGCCACCCACTGCCCCTCAGACATTATACAATCATGTCTTTTTAAAGAAGAATGTTACTACAATTACCCTCCTTATTTCAACTATAATTAATAGCTCGTTGACTAGTGCAATTGTCCCTGATTTATTCAACACACTGTCAGCTGAAGATCCCTGATTTATTCAACACGCACCTGCTGCATGGCGGCACTCAGGACCCAGTTTGAGGTGACCCATCCAGGTAGGCACATGGAACATCTTGTCCTCTGCTGTTGGGGGAGCTTCAGGCAGCACTCTGAGGTACACAGACCGGggagtggccagatctctgtaggtgggtGTACCTACTTCatacctacttttggtctggtCGGTCTGACGGCTGCCATACTCAGGGTGTAGCTATTAGCTGTAGCAGACCGGCTCTTTCTGATGGCATCTGATATGACTCCTTTCAATGAGCGTATCatgagactcaggctaaggcTCTCCTTGGGTGTCTTATCTGTTGTTTCAATGTATGCTTCGACCGCGGTGGGTAGTCAGGGGCTACGGGCCGCTGCAACGATGGAATTGGGACTGCAAAACTGATGGTGCGGTGAAGGAGACCAATCACGTCCTCGTGAACTGCAGAATCTACAGAAGTgtccagtttgtgaattcttttttttccccctccatcccccccccccccccctctgcgggGGACTGCTTAATttctacttatttatttatttatttatttatttatttatttcctcaagagaaggagaggaagacagagggagagaaaagaaagataatctgcttcaatacctgctgaagAGAGAagacaacaaccaacatctgtatgAGTCACAATGAACATGTTAAGATGTGTAaaaggttgttattttacttttgtttatacaagattctgttttcctttttatgcGGGAAGAGgcgaggatctagtggcagggtcccccgagttaatGAATCAGTTAATTGTTGTataattatttgatttattattcatcataagtaggggatagaaaacacgtctatGCATAAGCATATAcgttgttttactttgtgtagagagagcgagagggccggAGCACATGAGGTTTACCCCCTTTCCTATTGTTACCAACAGGTTCAATAAACTCAGGAGCGACAGCGGCGTCTGTtttatcccttcctcctgcaccccacacacctgataacaccctcAAACGCAACGCGGAGTACAGGCAGGAACTGACCCGTTACAGAAGCAACAGCTgatcaagacagtgtgtgtctgtgaacacCAGTCAGTGTGTGTCTCTGAACACCAGTCAGTGTGTGTCTCTGAACACCAGTCAGTGTGTGTCTCTGAACACcagtcagtgtgtgtctgtgaacacCAGTCAGTGTGTGTCTCTGAACACCAGTCAGTGTGTGTCTCTGAACACC contains:
- the LOC125727418 gene encoding neural proliferation differentiation and control protein 1-like isoform X1; this translates as MLCPNSAAEIRPRRSFLPGLLLCAALLVISGSMPMNQCPRSLDCAREGRHFCQPGSSHCGPCLVPLVENDERRCVLKKRHTNFAKVTSHPELDEEIDFLSSIIAKQRSEVKQSEPEKRKQSITTPVPFVHPGVDPQPTSLGQTPEHPAVWREPVAATYPSKNKVLTVMTAAFSILGTLALTVVVACWISRLRKGARLAQKVDYPAFGLLGSHTFDSTLTGDKKLAHSAQMYHYQQQKQQMLSLERHRGEHKVPDSGTTSDEENEDGDFTVYECPGLAPTGEMEVRNPLFDDSTLTLRRNEE
- the LOC125727418 gene encoding neural proliferation differentiation and control protein 1-like isoform X2; the protein is MLCPNSAAEIRPRRSFLPGLLLCAALLVISGSMPMNQCPRSLDCAREGRHFCQPGSSHCGPCLVPLVENDERRCVLKKRHTNFAKVTSHPELDEEIDFLSSIIAKQRSEVKQSEPEKRKQSITTPVPFVHPGVDPQPTSLGQTPEHPAVWREPVAATYPSKNKVLTVMTAAFSILGTLALTVVVACWIRLRKGARLAQKVDYPAFGLLGSHTFDSTLTGDKKLAHSAQMYHYQQQKQQMLSLERHRGEHKVPDSGTTSDEENEDGDFTVYECPGLAPTGEMEVRNPLFDDSTLTLRRNEE